One genomic region from Estrella lausannensis encodes:
- a CDS encoding F-box/LRR-repeat protein: MQFNLISPIYQGETKHPYEKVGFLRGATHFFNFGQDAYQIEYLDGKSTLALKSSTDHKPTWIGIALRVAALCTVIIPLVALAATLIYRALNHFEPVGSLYPEIPGDIHVIIAKYRNIKDLLAMRLVSRELKTVAELELIDRLNRGTVSPGDLQLNSLSSLIDYFGERATLITRLRYEEFREEFDVTLLSQFSRLRELGLKGYQGNNLGFLASCPHLTHLDLTACRQITDFSFLELCPHLRSYRDCEGGLVQLR; encoded by the coding sequence ATGCAATTCAATCTGATATCCCCGATTTATCAGGGGGAGACAAAGCACCCTTACGAGAAAGTTGGATTTTTAAGAGGGGCCACTCATTTTTTTAATTTTGGCCAAGATGCTTATCAGATTGAATATCTCGATGGTAAGTCAACTCTGGCTCTTAAGAGTTCCACAGATCATAAACCCACTTGGATCGGAATCGCCCTAAGGGTAGCGGCTCTTTGTACGGTCATAATTCCTTTGGTTGCTCTGGCGGCGACTCTGATTTACCGTGCTCTCAATCATTTTGAACCTGTAGGATCTTTATATCCCGAGATTCCTGGGGATATTCACGTTATCATTGCAAAATATCGGAATATAAAAGACTTGCTTGCGATGCGCTTAGTCTCACGAGAGTTAAAAACAGTCGCGGAGCTGGAGTTAATCGACCGATTGAATAGAGGGACCGTATCCCCTGGTGATTTGCAACTCAACTCTTTGTCTTCCCTTATCGATTACTTTGGCGAGCGGGCAACATTGATCACCAGACTTCGGTATGAGGAATTTAGGGAAGAATTTGATGTAACTTTGCTAAGTCAATTTTCAAGGCTGAGAGAGCTGGGTTTGAAAGGCTATCAAGGTAATAACTTAGGTTTCCTAGCGAGTTGCCCGCATTTGACTCATTTGGATCTGACGGCTTGCAGGCAAATTACCGACTTTA